One Xenopus tropicalis strain Nigerian chromosome 8, UCB_Xtro_10.0, whole genome shotgun sequence genomic window carries:
- the LOC448367 gene encoding ficolin-like isoform X2: protein MGISLLNTFLLVLAGITVSSRAQDTWPNVKVFRVGIKGDTGPTDVKLLGDGESDKVTILRGCLGAPRLKGDTGSADVKLLGDGESDKLLMQKGCMGPPGPPGLKGDTGPAGHQGEKGETRVWYPAVKNCVELRKYGVLFSGWYTIYPDGNKPLHVLCDMHTDGGGWIVFQKRMDGSVDFYRNWDSYKQGFGSQLSEFWLGNENIHLLTSSGNFQLRIDLQDFDNNRTYATYSQFRIEPEAQKYTLRFGAFTGGTAGDSLSSHNNKAFETGDVQYDTSVTANCARMYKGAWWYQKCYDSSLNGEYLRGPLGQNYGGIAWTTFRGYNYSLKKSEMKFRPQ, encoded by the exons ATGGGAATTTCTCTGCTAAATACATTCCTTCTGGTTCTTGCCGGGATCACAGTTTCCAGCCGCGCCCAAGATACGTGGCCAA ATGTGAAAGTTTTCAGGGTTGGAATAAAGGGAGATACAGGGCCAACAG ATGTGAAACTTCTCGGGGATGGTGAATCAGACAAAGTGACGATTCTGAGAGGCTGCCTAGGGGCTCCTAGATTAAAGGGAGATACAGGGTCAGCAG ATGTGAAACTTCTTGGGGATGGTGAATCAGACAAACTGCTGATGCAGAAAGGGTGTATGGGGCCTCCTGGACCACCAGGATTAAAGGGAGATACAGGGCCAGCAG GACATCAAGGGGAGAAAGGAGAAACTAGAGTGTGGTACCCAG CTGTTAAGAACTGTGTGGAGCTGCGCAAGTATGGAGTCCTATTTTCCGGCTGGTACACAATCTACCCAGATGGTAACAAGCCTCTACATGTTCTCTGTGACATGCATACAGATGGAGGGGGATGGATA GTGTTTCAGAAACGAATGGACGGTTCTGTGGACTTTTACAGAAACTGGGATTCCTACAAACAGGGTTTTGGCAGCCAACTGAGCGAGTTCTGGTTGGGAAATGAGAACATTCACCTCCTTACATCCTCAG GGAATTTCCAGCTGCGAATTGACCTGCAGGATTTTGACAACAATCGGACCTACGCCACCTACAGCCAATTCCGAATAGAGCCTGAGGCTCAGAAATACACCCTGCGTTTTGGAGCATTCACCGGGGGCACTGCGG GGGACTCCTTGTCTTCTCACAACAACAAAGCTTTCGAAACAGGGGATGTGCAGTACGATACGAGTGTTACCGCTAACTGCGCACGAATGTACAAAGGGGCCTGGTGGTATCAAAAGTGTTACGATTCCAGTCTGAATGGAGAATATTTGCGGGGACCACTCGGTCAGAACTATGGAGGAATCGCCTGGACAACATTCAGAGGGTATAACTACTCACTGAAAAAGTCTGAAATGAAGTTTCGGCCACAATAG
- the LOC448367 gene encoding ficolin-like precursor (The RefSeq protein has 2 substitutions compared to this genomic sequence): MGISLLNTFLLVLAGITVSSRAQDTWPNVKVFRVGIKGDTGPTDVKLLGDGESDKVTILRGCLGAPRLKGDTGSADVKLLGDGESDKLLMQKGCTGSPGPPGLKGDTGPAGHQGEKGETRVWYPAVKNCVELRKYGVLFSGWYTIYPDGNKPLHVLCDMHTDGGGWIVFQKRMDGSVDFYRNWDSYKQGFGSQLSEFWLGNENIHLLTSSGNFQLRIDLQDFDNNRTYATYSQFRIEPEAQKYTLRFGAFTGGTAGDSLSSHNNKAFETGDVQYDTSVTANCARMYKGAWWYQKCYDSSLNGEYLRGPLGQNYGGIAWTTFRGYNYSLKKSEMKFRPQ; the protein is encoded by the exons ATGGGAATTTCTCTGCTAAATACATTCCTTCTGGTTCTTGCCGGGATCACAGTTTCCAGCCGCGCCCAAGATACGTGGCCAA ATGTGAAAGTTTTCAGGGTTGGAATAAAGGGAGATACAGGGCCAACAG ATGTGAAACTTCTCGGGGATGGTGAATCAGACAAAGTGACGATTCTGAGAGGCTGCCTAGGGGCTCCTAGATTAAAGGGAGATACAGGGTCAGCAG ATGTGAAACTTCTTGGGGATGGTGAATCAGACAAACTGCTGATGCAGAAAGGGTGTATGGGGCCTCCTGGACCACCAGGATTAAAGGGAGATACAGGGCCAGCAG GACATCAAGGGGAGAAAGGAGAAACTAGAGTGTGGTACCCAG CTGTTAAGAACTGTGTGGAGCTGCGCAAGTATGGAGTCCTATTTTCCGGCTGGTACACAATCTACCCAGATGGTAACAAGCCTCTACATGTTCTCTGTGACATGCATACAGATGGAGGGGGATGGATA GTGTTTCAGAAACGAATGGACGGTTCTGTGGACTTTTACAGAAACTGGGATTCCTACAAACAGGGTTTTGGCAGCCAACTGAGCGAGTTCTGGTTGGGAAATGAGAACATTCACCTCCTTACATCCTCAG GGAATTTCCAGCTGCGAATTGACCTGCAGGATTTTGACAACAATCGGACCTACGCCACCTACAGCCAATTCCGAATAGAGCCTGAGGCTCAGAAATACACCCTGCGTTTTGGAGCATTCACCGGGGGCACTGCGG GGGACTCCTTGTCTTCTCACAACAACAAAGCTTTCGAAACAGGGGATGTGCAGTACGATACGAGTGTTACCGCTAACTGCGCACGAATGTACAAAGGGGCCTGGTGGTATCAAAAGTGTTACGATTCCAGTCTGAATGGAGAATATTTGCGGGGACCACTCGGTCAGAACTATGGAGGAATCGCCTGGACAACATTCAGAGGGTATAACTACTCACTGAAAAAGTCTGAAATGAAGTTTCGGCCACAATAG
- the LOC448367 gene encoding ficolin-like isoform X3, whose protein sequence is MGISLLNTFLLVLAGITVSSRAQDTWPNKVTILRGCLGAPRLKGDTGSADVKLLGDGESDKLLMQKGCMGPPGPPGLKGDTGPAGHQGEKGETRVWYPAVKNCVELRKYGVLFSGWYTIYPDGNKPLHVLCDMHTDGGGWIVFQKRMDGSVDFYRNWDSYKQGFGSQLSEFWLGNENIHLLTSSGNFQLRIDLQDFDNNRTYATYSQFRIEPEAQKYTLRFGAFTGGTAGDSLSSHNNKAFETGDVQYDTSVTANCARMYKGAWWYQKCYDSSLNGEYLRGPLGQNYGGIAWTTFRGYNYSLKKSEMKFRPQ, encoded by the exons ATGGGAATTTCTCTGCTAAATACATTCCTTCTGGTTCTTGCCGGGATCACAGTTTCCAGCCGCGCCCAAGATACGTGGCCAA ACAAAGTGACGATTCTGAGAGGCTGCCTAGGGGCTCCTAGATTAAAGGGAGATACAGGGTCAGCAG ATGTGAAACTTCTTGGGGATGGTGAATCAGACAAACTGCTGATGCAGAAAGGGTGTATGGGGCCTCCTGGACCACCAGGATTAAAGGGAGATACAGGGCCAGCAG GACATCAAGGGGAGAAAGGAGAAACTAGAGTGTGGTACCCAG CTGTTAAGAACTGTGTGGAGCTGCGCAAGTATGGAGTCCTATTTTCCGGCTGGTACACAATCTACCCAGATGGTAACAAGCCTCTACATGTTCTCTGTGACATGCATACAGATGGAGGGGGATGGATA GTGTTTCAGAAACGAATGGACGGTTCTGTGGACTTTTACAGAAACTGGGATTCCTACAAACAGGGTTTTGGCAGCCAACTGAGCGAGTTCTGGTTGGGAAATGAGAACATTCACCTCCTTACATCCTCAG GGAATTTCCAGCTGCGAATTGACCTGCAGGATTTTGACAACAATCGGACCTACGCCACCTACAGCCAATTCCGAATAGAGCCTGAGGCTCAGAAATACACCCTGCGTTTTGGAGCATTCACCGGGGGCACTGCGG GGGACTCCTTGTCTTCTCACAACAACAAAGCTTTCGAAACAGGGGATGTGCAGTACGATACGAGTGTTACCGCTAACTGCGCACGAATGTACAAAGGGGCCTGGTGGTATCAAAAGTGTTACGATTCCAGTCTGAATGGAGAATATTTGCGGGGACCACTCGGTCAGAACTATGGAGGAATCGCCTGGACAACATTCAGAGGGTATAACTACTCACTGAAAAAGTCTGAAATGAAGTTTCGGCCACAATAG
- the LOC448367 gene encoding ficolin-like isoform X1 yields MRLNCAVYPSLRESQPRESNRNFQLRFDLDDFDNNQTCWRTADVKVFRVGIKGDTGPTDVKLLGDGESDKVTILRGCLGAPRLKGDTGSADVKLLGDGESDKLLMQKGCMGPPGPPGLKGDTGPAGHQGEKGETRVWYPAVKNCVELRKYGVLFSGWYTIYPDGNKPLHVLCDMHTDGGGWIVFQKRMDGSVDFYRNWDSYKQGFGSQLSEFWLGNENIHLLTSSGNFQLRIDLQDFDNNRTYATYSQFRIEPEAQKYTLRFGAFTGGTAGDSLSSHNNKAFETGDVQYDTSVTANCARMYKGAWWYQKCYDSSLNGEYLRGPLGQNYGGIAWTTFRGYNYSLKKSEMKFRPQ; encoded by the exons ATGCGCCTCAACTGCGCAGTGTATCCATCACTGAGAGAGAGTCAGCCTCGGGAATCCAACC gGAATTTCCAACTGCGCTTTGACCTGGACGATTTCGACAACAATCAAACGTGTTGGAGAACTGCAG ATGTGAAAGTTTTCAGGGTTGGAATAAAGGGAGATACAGGGCCAACAG ATGTGAAACTTCTCGGGGATGGTGAATCAGACAAAGTGACGATTCTGAGAGGCTGCCTAGGGGCTCCTAGATTAAAGGGAGATACAGGGTCAGCAG ATGTGAAACTTCTTGGGGATGGTGAATCAGACAAACTGCTGATGCAGAAAGGGTGTATGGGGCCTCCTGGACCACCAGGATTAAAGGGAGATACAGGGCCAGCAG GACATCAAGGGGAGAAAGGAGAAACTAGAGTGTGGTACCCAG CTGTTAAGAACTGTGTGGAGCTGCGCAAGTATGGAGTCCTATTTTCCGGCTGGTACACAATCTACCCAGATGGTAACAAGCCTCTACATGTTCTCTGTGACATGCATACAGATGGAGGGGGATGGATA GTGTTTCAGAAACGAATGGACGGTTCTGTGGACTTTTACAGAAACTGGGATTCCTACAAACAGGGTTTTGGCAGCCAACTGAGCGAGTTCTGGTTGGGAAATGAGAACATTCACCTCCTTACATCCTCAG GGAATTTCCAGCTGCGAATTGACCTGCAGGATTTTGACAACAATCGGACCTACGCCACCTACAGCCAATTCCGAATAGAGCCTGAGGCTCAGAAATACACCCTGCGTTTTGGAGCATTCACCGGGGGCACTGCGG GGGACTCCTTGTCTTCTCACAACAACAAAGCTTTCGAAACAGGGGATGTGCAGTACGATACGAGTGTTACCGCTAACTGCGCACGAATGTACAAAGGGGCCTGGTGGTATCAAAAGTGTTACGATTCCAGTCTGAATGGAGAATATTTGCGGGGACCACTCGGTCAGAACTATGGAGGAATCGCCTGGACAACATTCAGAGGGTATAACTACTCACTGAAAAAGTCTGAAATGAAGTTTCGGCCACAATAG